The Agromyces mangrovi genome contains a region encoding:
- a CDS encoding carbohydrate ABC transporter permease: MSAAIGPDVTSASRAVNPRGASRGRGAPANRRGPRESILSRTGAMLVMAVFTLYFLVPIWWLLVASTKDRGQLFSTNPLWFADFQLFENIGALFAYRDGVYLRWILNSLLYAGLGAVVATVLASMCGYALAKYVFPGRETIFNVVLGGVLVPATALALPLFLMFSRVQLTDTFWAVFLPSVVSPFGVYLARVFAEASVPDELLEASRLDGAGEVRTFFTVSIRLMFPALITVFLFQFVTIWNNFFLPLIMLRSEELFPVTFGLYAWNSTINQFPELRTFVLVGSLLSIIPLIITFLLLQRYWRTGLGAGSLK; the protein is encoded by the coding sequence ATGAGCGCCGCGATCGGACCCGACGTCACCTCCGCCTCGCGCGCGGTCAACCCGCGCGGCGCGTCACGTGGCAGGGGAGCGCCCGCGAACCGCCGCGGCCCCCGCGAGAGCATCCTCTCGCGCACCGGCGCGATGCTCGTCATGGCGGTCTTCACGCTGTACTTCCTGGTGCCGATCTGGTGGCTGCTCGTGGCATCCACCAAGGACCGCGGCCAGCTGTTCAGCACCAACCCGCTGTGGTTCGCCGACTTCCAGCTGTTCGAGAACATCGGTGCGCTCTTCGCGTACCGCGACGGGGTATACCTGCGCTGGATCCTGAACAGCCTGCTCTACGCGGGACTCGGCGCGGTCGTCGCGACGGTGCTCGCGTCGATGTGCGGCTACGCGCTGGCGAAGTACGTGTTCCCCGGGCGGGAGACGATCTTCAACGTCGTGCTGGGCGGCGTGCTCGTGCCGGCGACCGCGCTGGCGCTGCCGCTGTTCCTCATGTTCAGCCGCGTGCAGCTCACCGACACGTTCTGGGCCGTGTTCCTGCCGAGCGTGGTCAGCCCGTTCGGGGTCTACCTGGCGCGCGTCTTCGCCGAGGCATCCGTGCCCGACGAACTGCTCGAGGCGAGCCGCCTCGACGGCGCCGGTGAGGTGCGCACGTTCTTCACCGTCTCGATCCGGCTGATGTTCCCCGCGCTCATCACCGTGTTCCTGTTCCAGTTCGTGACCATCTGGAACAACTTCTTCCTGCCGCTGATCATGCTGCGCAGCGAGGAGCTGTTCCCGGTGACCTTCGGGCTCTACGCCTGGAACTCCACGATCAACCAGTTCCCCGAGCTGCGCACCTTCGTGCTCGTCGGGTCGCTGCTGTCGATCATCCCCCTGATCATCACCTTCCTGCTGCTTCAGCGGTACTGGCGTACCGGACTCGGCGCCGGCTCGCTGAAGTAG
- a CDS encoding carbohydrate ABC transporter permease: MTAPGTTETARDVARGASTASSPPRRRRVQHPWAIVAFVAPFAVLFILFYLIPIGVAVWQSLLVVERDGTFGEAREVFGGFQQYALVFQNEAFWGSVLRMLLFGVVQVPVMLGLALLFALLLDSPLVRGKKFFRLAFFAPYAVPGVIAAIMWGFLYSPNLSPFEAITSRVDLLSADFVLWAIANVVTWVFVGYNMLIIYSTLLAIPQEIYEAARIDGAGQARIAWSIKVPLVRPALVLTAVLSIIGTLQLLAEPQTFRSFSSAVTSTYTPNMTIYATSSIPNVSLAAAFSVVLALATFVLSFAFLRFTRRKGADA; the protein is encoded by the coding sequence ATGACCGCACCCGGAACCACAGAGACCGCACGCGACGTCGCGCGCGGCGCGAGCACCGCGTCGTCGCCGCCCCGACGGCGGAGGGTGCAGCACCCGTGGGCGATCGTCGCGTTCGTCGCCCCGTTCGCCGTGCTGTTCATCCTCTTCTACCTGATCCCGATCGGCGTCGCCGTCTGGCAGTCGCTGCTCGTCGTCGAGCGCGACGGCACCTTCGGCGAGGCGCGCGAAGTCTTCGGCGGCTTCCAGCAGTACGCGCTGGTGTTCCAGAACGAGGCGTTCTGGGGCTCGGTGCTGCGGATGCTGCTCTTCGGCGTCGTGCAGGTGCCGGTCATGCTCGGGCTGGCGCTGCTGTTCGCGCTGCTGCTCGACTCGCCGCTCGTCCGCGGCAAGAAGTTCTTCCGCCTCGCGTTCTTCGCGCCGTACGCGGTGCCCGGCGTGATTGCGGCCATCATGTGGGGCTTCCTGTACTCGCCCAACCTCTCGCCGTTCGAGGCGATCACGAGCCGGGTCGACCTGCTCTCGGCCGACTTCGTGCTGTGGGCGATCGCGAACGTCGTCACCTGGGTGTTCGTCGGCTACAACATGCTGATCATCTACTCGACCCTGCTCGCCATCCCGCAGGAGATCTACGAGGCGGCCCGCATCGACGGCGCCGGCCAGGCCCGCATCGCGTGGTCGATCAAGGTGCCGCTCGTGCGGCCGGCGCTCGTGCTGACCGCTGTGCTGTCGATCATCGGCACGCTCCAGTTGCTCGCCGAGCCGCAGACCTTCCGGTCGTTCAGCTCCGCGGTCACCAGCACGTACACGCCGAACATGACGATCTACGCGACGAGTTCCATCCCGAACGTCTCGCTGGCGGCGGCCTTCTCGGTCGTGCTCGCGCTCGCGACCTTCGTGCTCTCGTTCGCATTCCTCAGGTTCACCCGCCGGAAGGGAGCGGACGCATGA